The Aethina tumida isolate Nest 87 chromosome 6, icAetTumi1.1, whole genome shotgun sequence genome has a segment encoding these proteins:
- the LOC109602755 gene encoding 40S ribosomal protein S3a: protein MAVGKNKGLSKGGKKGVKKKVVDPFTRKDWYDVKAPSMFATRQVGKTLVNRTQGTKIASEGLKYRVFEVSLADLQSDKDAERSFRKFRLIAEDVQGRNVLTNFHGMDLTTDKLRSMVKKWQTLIEASADVKTSDGYLLRVFCIGFTNKDQLSQRKTCYAQHTQVRAIRKKMVELITRDIAGSDLKEVVNKLLPDSIAKDIEKACQGIYPLHDVYIRKVKVLKKPRFELSKLLELHGDGGKGGDVSGEGGSNVDKPEGYEPPVQESV from the exons ATGGCTGTTGGGAAAAATAAGGGACTGTCCAAAGGTGGCAAAAAGGGAGTCAAGAAGAAGGT cgtTGATCCCTTCACCCGCAAAGACTGGTACGATGTGAAGGCTCCCTCAATGTTCGCCACCAGGCAGGTGGGAAAGACCCTCGTCAACCGTACCCAGGGTACCAAAATCGCCTCTGAAGGCCTCAAATACAGAGTATTTGAAGTGTCTCTGGCTGATTTGCAGAGCGACAAGGACGCCGAAAGGTCCTTCAGGAAGTTCAGGCTCATCGCTGAAGATGTTCAAG GCAGAAATGTCCTGACCAACTTCCACGGCATGGATCTGACTACCGACAAACTCAGATCTATGGTCAAGAAATGGCAGACCTTGATTGAAGCTTCTGCTGACGTCAAGACCTCTGACGGTTATTTGTTGAGGGTTTTCTGCATTGGTTTCACCAACAAGGACCAATTGTCGCAGAGGAAGACCTGCTATGCACAACACACCCAA GTCCGTGCTATCCGCAAGAAGATGGTCGAACTGATCACCAGGGACATCGCCGGATCCGACTTGAAAGAGGTGGTGAACAAACTGTTGCCCGACAGTATTGCCAAGGACATCGAGAAGGCGTGCCAGGGCATCTACCCCCTGCACGACGTGTACATTCGCAAAGTGAAGGTACTGAAGAAGCCACGCTTTGAACTCTCCAAGCTGTTGGAGTTGCACGGTGACGGCGGCAAAGGTGGAGACGTGTCCGGAGAGGGCGGTTCCAACGTGGACAAGCCAGAGGGCTACGAACCACCAGTGCAAGAGTCCGTctga